GGCGGCGCGGGCGTCCGCGCGGCAGCAGCAGCGCCGAGCCGACCAGCGCGAACAGGCCGACGGGCACGTTCATCCAGAAGGCCCAGCGCCAGCCGACGGTCTCGGTCAGCCAGCCGCCCAGCAGCGGTCCGAGCAGGGCGCCCAGTGCGAACGCCGCCCCCACCCCGCTCATCACCGGGGCCCGGCGCCGCACCGGGACCAGGTCGGCCACCAGGGCCTGCACCAGGACCAGCAACCCGCCCCCGCCCACGCCCTGCACCGCGCGCGCCGCGATCAGCCACTCCATGGTGGGGGCCAGCCCGCCCAGCACCGAGCCGAGCAGCAGCACGGCCACCGAGACCAGGAAGACCGGACGCCGCCCGAGCAGGTCGCCCAGGCGACCTGCCACCGGCATGGCCACCGTCCCGGCGAGCACGTAGCCGGTGTTCACCCAGAGCAGCCGGTCCAGGCCCTCCAGCTCCCCCACCACGGTGGGCAGGGCGGTGGCCAGGACCGACTGGTTCAGCTCGCCCAGCAGCAGTGCGGAGGCCGGGGCGGACAGCACCAGCAGCAGCCGGCGCCGCGACGGTGAGGACCCGGCACCCGTGGGCTCGGCACCCGCCGGGTCGGCCCCCGCCGCGGCGGCGGTGGCGGCGACCGCCGACGGGCTCGCGTCGTCGGGGGGCGGGGGCACCTTCGGACGGTACCCACGGGCGGCCACCTCACCCGTGCCGCGGCGCCCGTCCTGGGAGAGGGCCCGGCTCCCGGCCGGCCCTCAGCTGACGAGCTCGGCCACCGCACCGGTGACGAGGGCGTGCAACTCCTCGGCGGGTCGGCTGAGCATCGACTTCACCAGGCGGGTGCTCTCGTCGGCCAGCACCTCGAAGGCGCCGCTCACCACGCCGTCGTAGGCCTGCGCCACCACGTCGGCCGGCGTGCTCTTGGGGCCGGGCTGGTGCGTGGACATCGGGGTGTCCACCAACCCGACGAAGAGACCGGTCACCGTCGTCCCCTGGGCGGCGAGCTCGAACCGGAGCGCGTTGGTCGCCGACCACATGGCGGCCTTGGAGGCCGCGTAGGCGCTGGGCACCGGCGCCCAGACGGCGAGGGAGAGCACGTTGAGCAGCGCCCCTCCGCCGTGCGCGGCGAGGACGGGGGCGAAGGCCCGGACCACCCTCAGGTTCCCGTACACGTTGGTCTCGAAGATGCGCCGCATCTCCTCCTCGTCCCCCGCGAGGAGCGAGCGGTCCTCCGGCGGGGCCACGGCGGCGTTGTTCACCACGAGGTCGACGTCGGAGGCCTCCTGCGCCGCCGCCGTGACGCCGGCCGGGTCGAGCAGGTCGAGCGCCAGCGGCACGACCCTGTCGTCGTCCCAGCTGCGCGGCGAGCGGGCCGCGGCGTAGACCCGGCGCGCTCCCCGCTCCAGCGCCTGACCCACGAACTGCGCTCCCAGCCCGCCGTTCGCGCCGGTCACCAGCACCGTCCGGCCGTCCAGTCGTCCCGTCATCGTCACTCCTGTACCTTGATCCAAGTGGGGAGTTCCCCCACTTCGAATATATGGGGACTGTCCCCACATAGCAACCGAGGGGGGCGACCATGTCGGGAGCACCGGCCCGTCCGCTGCGCGCGGACGCCCGTCGCAACCGCGAGGCGATCCTGCGGGCAGCGCGCGCGACCTTCGCCGCGCAGGGGATCTTCGCCCCCACCGACCGCATCGCCGCCGAGGCAGGCGTGGGCAACGCGACGCTCTACCGCAACTTCCCGACCCGGGAGGACCTGCTCGCTGCGGTCATCGACGAGAGCGTCCGCGACGCCCTGGCGGCCTCGGAGACGCTGGAGCGCGACCTGCCACCGGGCGCGGCGCTGCAGGAGTGGCTGTTCCAGCTGGTCTGGCAGCTGCGCAGCTGGCAGGACCTCCCGACCGGGATCGCCACCGCCATCTCCCACGACGACTCCCCTGTGCAGGACATCTGCACCCGTCTCACCGCCCGCACCTCCCAGCTCCTCGAGCGGGCCCAGCGGGACGGCGCCGCTCGCGACGTGCCGGCCCGGTCGGTCTTCGAGCTGGTCACCGCGGTGTCCTGGGCGGTGGACCGGTTCGCCGACGACGAGGAGCGCGCCCGCGAACGGGTCGCCCTGGCGACCGCCGGGGTGTTCGTCGTCGGGTCGCCGGAGCCCGCCGCAGCGGGCCACGGCGGCGGCTGACCCTCGAGGCCCTCGACGTCGACCGCAGGTGCCGGACCGCTCCAAGACCTCAGCCGCCAGGGTGGGCCTCGGGCGACTCGAGCTGGCGCCCGGGGTCACCCGCGGGGCTGGGGCCCGGCAACGGGCACCTAGAAGGCGAAGGGTCGCTCGACCACGCGTGCGGCCGCGCCGCGGGAGCCGTAGCTGTTGAGCTGCGGCGTGGCCGTGGGGATGGCCCGGGCCCGCAGCGCGCGGGCCAGGTCGTCGTAGGAGCCGGCGAACGAGCCGCCGGACCAGATCGCGCTGAGGTTGTAGGTGAAGGCTGACAGCGGGTTGCCGGCGGGGGTCACCTGGTGGTCCGCGCAGGCGGAGAGGGCGGTGACCGTGCACGACACCGGTTGGTCGTCGGGCACCGTGCAGGCGGCCGACCGGACGGCGTCGTAGAGCTGCTTGTGGGTGCTGTAGACCTGCCCGCCCTCGATGAGCTTGCCCTGCCCGGCCCGGCTCTCGGCGAGCAGGCCGCCGAAGAGGTCAGCCACCTCCTCGTCCCGTCCGGCCTCCCCCACCGGCGCAGCGGCCGGTTCCGGCGCCTCGCCCTCCAGCGCCGCCGCCAGCGAGGACGAGCTGATCGGCGTGACGTCCTGATCGCTCAGGCTCCCCGCCGTCCGCCCCGTGCCGGGCGTGGTGAGGGCGAGCGCGGACCTCACCTCCTGGGCGTGGTCGGCGGCCACCTCGGCGACGAGCTCCTTGGTGGCCGTCCCCGAGTGGCAGCTGTCGAAGACGACGTGGGCCCGGACCCCCTCGCCCAGACCGCGCAGCAGGGCGTAGAGCTCGTCGTCGACCAGCATCCGGTCGTAGAAGCACGTGGTCTCGTCCAAGAGGTCCTGCTCCACGTCCCCGGACTCGTTGTCGATCTGGCTGCCGTGCCCG
The sequence above is a segment of the Auraticoccus monumenti genome. Coding sequences within it:
- a CDS encoding SDR family oxidoreductase, coding for MTGRLDGRTVLVTGANGGLGAQFVGQALERGARRVYAAARSPRSWDDDRVVPLALDLLDPAGVTAAAQEASDVDLVVNNAAVAPPEDRSLLAGDEEEMRRIFETNVYGNLRVVRAFAPVLAAHGGGALLNVLSLAVWAPVPSAYAASKAAMWSATNALRFELAAQGTTVTGLFVGLVDTPMSTHQPGPKSTPADVVAQAYDGVVSGAFEVLADESTRLVKSMLSRPAEELHALVTGAVAELVS
- a CDS encoding TetR/AcrR family transcriptional regulator; the encoded protein is MSGAPARPLRADARRNREAILRAARATFAAQGIFAPTDRIAAEAGVGNATLYRNFPTREDLLAAVIDESVRDALAASETLERDLPPGAALQEWLFQLVWQLRSWQDLPTGIATAISHDDSPVQDICTRLTARTSQLLERAQRDGAARDVPARSVFELVTAVSWAVDRFADDEERARERVALATAGVFVVGSPEPAAAGHGGG
- a CDS encoding caspase family protein, which translates into the protein MFQSHRFTHVATPSTRDRLAAAHENRRPISRGETHRGAVVAVQEGLSALNAGYLTGNDVDGYFGPRTFAAVDAFQREYGLVADGIVGHQTLSQLDALFAGTLVRPPVGIGIHIGVDRVDPAHYGSDLALPSCANDARAMAQISQQLGYDACVLVDAEATTSALYGLLSDASHNLQAGDALLLTFSGHGSQIDNESGDVEQDLLDETTCFYDRMLVDDELYALLRGLGEGVRAHVVFDSCHSGTATKELVAEVAADHAQEVRSALALTTPGTGRTAGSLSDQDVTPISSSSLAAALEGEAPEPAAAPVGEAGRDEEVADLFGGLLAESRAGQGKLIEGGQVYSTHKQLYDAVRSAACTVPDDQPVSCTVTALSACADHQVTPAGNPLSAFTYNLSAIWSGGSFAGSYDDLARALRARAIPTATPQLNSYGSRGAAARVVERPFAF